The following coding sequences are from one Paenibacillus tundrae window:
- a CDS encoding DUF4132 domain-containing protein codes for MNQQEQEQGYLNELREKAASLPEEQHELAAYVVELAGLGYLREDEKLYLNMRHTLLQLAAATGRPLFQPVLDILGHVASEQLCARFRYIAEQAPKYPYSSNYERRPFRTADPALHMGQVLRKLVGLFRMEIRAFSLTEYVSLREYKFDYQYEIRWVLSDCIAYELDHDNGEMKQALHDIIYGDNQNALLSGEMIKGIVLSNQTEAYQMVGELLVAARLQEGLRQSIVERMDEGAIEAYVYILKIIIDNNLIRFSSVVRALAVWTGIGIEAANQRVATQLITQAYEALVDPEVRAAWQLEDNANKLFISLWATAVIEESELGAKVIQIMDQGQLYQQIVAQYVLANSQNRELRLSLARQYLGGHDIELMHWIVQNYDAMYTYDWGRFEDGDQQRRVYVWPLPVFSDKAVRRRDFDLFKQMLDVIPQAGAGGSSGVLEFVQYRIDADDVVKKMLYLAAYDMDPEWISEVVALKDKLSADLRGELLSLFLQDPQQEVQRQFILGSLSDKSMTNRESALLKLKKLTLTTEEMKQLEALLKLKTGSLRQKVIQVLLLQPVDELESALQRLLTAKGELQRLGALELLTEIASDPERTSQQNQLQPLAELITAPTAKEQKLLDKLNEQNSQYTAANGFGLFDPSRKQPLLEEQRDFGSFNVKEMFTLSLEKAEQFLGALDALVHEHRDVEYEVEYYAGYKETLLVGANLRSTVPYTQRNEMPLMEQFPLHEVWEEFIKHNGLDHQELLQLVFSMRFHNLNKNLDDHYSYYSQAYEYDELRKIPLLEGWRKEFAEQIYPLSYIEQLKELFEKLTYSEQVEAIVTAAFEDSDKADTFEIAEKAWAFIIASMPKEQLEKETGMLHILTGPWNYLVHGRIYDDHSFKRYFQTAYQLKNLVKDTHPLNLLSLEDFLRAYKLDLIDDQEIYQQLLTGADRHGFIRDLTYSRTEGVADDPELVRIRDTVVNRIVEIELTRGELSTEVSTLAMKLDRIEGMEHWVHLVSAMDQDTFVRGYIYGYGNNTTRKETFSYLIQKCHPRDGENEDLLRELLERYPIQEKKLLEAAMYAPQWMEIVAKYLGWEGLRSAAWYFHAHINESFTAEKETIVAHYSPISPQEFNDGAFDIAWFEEAYAAVGEERFNLLYDCAKYISGGANHRRSQLFADAALGKLRLEDMRKSVEEKRNKDHLLTYSLIPFAEEREQDLRERYDFIQKFLMQSKQFGAQRRASEGAASQIALGNLARNAGYADITRLIWDMEARKLDEMKSYFEPHELDETTTAQLVIDEEGQSDLLLISKGKTLKSVPARFKKDGYITELKELKSDLVQQYRRARQELERSMTSETAFTREEISSLFQNPVLRPLVSNLVFKTGEYVGRFDASAGGLINVDQEGTIHPLTDQDELLIAHALHLYNSGQWSEFQRDLFTRQERQPFKQVFRELYLPNEDELANGTVSRRYAGYQIQTQKTVALLKGRQWTVSYEEGLQKVSYEHNLIANLYAMADWFSPADTESPTLETVQFYDRKTYKPVALQDVPPIFFSEVMRDIDLVVSIAHVGGVDPEASLTTIEMRHVIVNESLRLLKIDNVRLDGNYARIDGELGEYAVHLGSGNVFKQATGALHIVPVHSQHRGRIFLPFLDEDPRTAEILSKIMLLAEDKKIKDPQILAQLQN; via the coding sequence ACGCAGACCGTTCCGTACAGCTGATCCTGCACTGCATATGGGTCAAGTATTACGCAAGCTAGTCGGACTGTTCCGTATGGAAATCCGTGCATTCTCTCTCACCGAGTATGTGTCGCTTCGTGAATACAAGTTCGATTACCAATACGAAATTCGATGGGTGCTCTCTGATTGTATTGCTTATGAGCTGGATCATGATAACGGCGAAATGAAGCAGGCATTACATGACATCATCTATGGAGACAACCAGAATGCACTGTTGAGCGGCGAGATGATTAAAGGCATTGTACTGAGTAACCAGACCGAAGCGTATCAGATGGTGGGTGAACTGCTGGTTGCTGCAAGACTGCAGGAGGGACTGCGGCAGAGTATCGTTGAGCGTATGGATGAAGGTGCGATTGAGGCGTATGTATACATATTAAAAATTATCATCGACAACAATCTGATCCGGTTCAGCTCGGTGGTGCGTGCGCTTGCTGTCTGGACAGGTATTGGCATTGAAGCGGCTAATCAACGAGTTGCGACCCAGCTTATAACGCAGGCTTACGAGGCTCTAGTTGATCCTGAAGTACGCGCAGCATGGCAACTGGAAGATAACGCAAACAAACTGTTTATTAGTCTCTGGGCTACGGCAGTAATTGAAGAGAGCGAATTGGGAGCTAAGGTGATCCAGATCATGGATCAAGGCCAATTATATCAACAGATCGTCGCTCAATATGTGCTTGCGAACAGCCAGAACCGAGAACTGCGATTAAGTCTGGCGCGTCAGTATCTTGGTGGACATGACATAGAGTTAATGCACTGGATTGTCCAAAATTACGATGCGATGTACACCTATGACTGGGGTCGGTTTGAAGATGGAGATCAACAGCGCAGAGTGTATGTCTGGCCTCTACCTGTATTTTCAGATAAAGCTGTACGGCGACGGGATTTTGATCTATTCAAGCAGATGTTAGACGTCATTCCTCAGGCAGGCGCGGGAGGGTCGTCAGGCGTTCTTGAATTTGTTCAGTATCGTATTGATGCGGATGATGTCGTGAAGAAGATGCTCTATTTAGCAGCCTACGATATGGATCCGGAATGGATTAGCGAAGTGGTTGCGTTAAAAGACAAGCTCAGCGCCGATCTGAGAGGGGAGCTTCTGTCTCTATTTTTACAAGATCCTCAACAGGAGGTACAGCGACAGTTTATCCTCGGTAGTTTATCGGATAAAAGTATGACGAACCGTGAAAGTGCGCTTCTTAAACTGAAGAAGCTTACCTTAACGACAGAGGAAATGAAGCAACTTGAGGCTTTGCTCAAATTAAAGACTGGTTCACTACGCCAGAAGGTCATACAGGTGCTTCTGCTTCAACCTGTAGATGAGCTTGAGAGTGCGTTGCAACGGCTTCTGACTGCCAAAGGTGAATTGCAGCGTCTAGGTGCGCTTGAATTGTTGACAGAGATCGCATCCGATCCGGAGCGAACATCACAACAAAACCAATTACAGCCATTAGCGGAGTTGATCACAGCCCCGACAGCTAAGGAGCAGAAATTGCTGGATAAGTTGAACGAGCAGAATAGTCAGTATACCGCTGCAAATGGATTTGGTTTGTTCGATCCTTCACGGAAGCAGCCTTTGCTTGAAGAGCAGCGTGATTTCGGTAGCTTTAATGTGAAGGAGATGTTCACCCTTTCCTTGGAAAAGGCGGAACAATTCCTTGGTGCGCTTGATGCGTTGGTGCATGAGCATAGAGATGTGGAATATGAAGTGGAGTATTACGCGGGCTACAAAGAAACACTTCTGGTCGGAGCTAACCTACGCTCGACGGTTCCTTATACGCAACGTAATGAAATGCCTTTAATGGAGCAATTCCCATTACATGAGGTGTGGGAGGAATTCATTAAGCATAATGGTCTGGATCACCAGGAATTGCTACAGCTCGTTTTCAGCATGCGATTCCACAATCTGAATAAAAATTTGGACGACCACTACAGCTATTATAGTCAGGCATATGAATATGATGAGCTGCGGAAGATTCCGTTGCTGGAGGGTTGGCGCAAGGAGTTTGCAGAGCAGATCTATCCTCTATCTTATATCGAGCAGTTGAAGGAACTATTTGAGAAATTGACGTATTCCGAGCAAGTGGAAGCGATCGTTACAGCTGCTTTTGAGGATAGTGACAAGGCGGATACATTCGAGATTGCTGAGAAGGCATGGGCATTTATTATAGCGAGTATGCCGAAGGAGCAATTGGAGAAGGAAACGGGTATGCTTCATATCTTAACCGGTCCATGGAATTACCTTGTACACGGCAGAATCTATGATGACCATAGCTTTAAGCGTTATTTCCAGACAGCCTATCAATTGAAGAACCTGGTTAAAGATACACATCCGTTAAACTTGTTATCGCTGGAAGACTTTTTACGTGCTTACAAACTAGATTTAATTGATGATCAGGAGATCTATCAACAATTGTTGACGGGTGCAGATCGCCATGGCTTCATTCGAGATTTAACGTATAGCCGTACCGAGGGTGTTGCGGACGATCCAGAGCTGGTTCGTATACGGGATACCGTTGTTAACCGTATTGTGGAGATTGAATTAACACGGGGTGAGCTATCCACAGAAGTTAGCACACTTGCGATGAAGCTTGATCGAATTGAAGGCATGGAGCACTGGGTGCATCTTGTCTCCGCAATGGATCAGGACACCTTCGTTCGTGGTTATATTTATGGTTACGGGAATAACACGACACGCAAAGAAACATTCAGCTATCTAATTCAGAAATGTCATCCAAGAGATGGTGAGAATGAAGATCTTCTACGCGAGCTACTAGAACGGTATCCAATTCAGGAGAAGAAATTGCTTGAGGCGGCAATGTACGCACCGCAGTGGATGGAGATTGTGGCGAAATATCTAGGCTGGGAAGGGCTGCGTAGCGCAGCATGGTACTTCCATGCCCACATTAACGAGAGCTTTACGGCGGAAAAAGAAACGATTGTGGCGCACTATTCTCCAATTTCCCCACAAGAGTTCAACGATGGTGCTTTTGATATTGCTTGGTTTGAAGAAGCGTACGCAGCTGTAGGTGAGGAACGTTTCAACCTGTTATATGATTGTGCCAAGTATATATCAGGCGGAGCTAATCATCGCAGATCACAATTGTTTGCAGATGCTGCGCTAGGGAAACTGCGCCTCGAGGATATGCGGAAGTCGGTTGAAGAGAAGCGTAACAAGGATCATTTGTTGACGTACAGTCTGATTCCATTTGCTGAAGAGCGGGAGCAAGACCTACGGGAACGGTATGACTTCATTCAGAAGTTTCTAATGCAGAGTAAACAATTCGGAGCACAGCGACGTGCTAGCGAGGGAGCTGCATCCCAGATTGCGTTGGGTAATCTGGCTCGAAATGCAGGCTACGCCGATATCACACGTCTGATCTGGGATATGGAAGCCCGCAAGCTGGATGAGATGAAGTCTTATTTTGAGCCACATGAACTAGATGAGACGACGACAGCGCAATTGGTTATTGATGAGGAAGGGCAGTCGGATCTCCTCTTGATCAGCAAAGGGAAGACACTCAAGTCTGTACCTGCGAGGTTTAAGAAGGATGGATATATCACTGAATTGAAGGAGTTAAAATCAGACCTGGTACAGCAGTATCGCAGAGCTAGACAGGAGCTTGAGCGCTCCATGACATCAGAGACTGCTTTTACCCGTGAAGAGATTTCGAGTCTGTTCCAGAATCCAGTTCTTCGACCTTTAGTGAGCAACCTTGTATTCAAGACCGGTGAATACGTAGGGCGATTCGATGCATCGGCAGGTGGTCTAATTAACGTGGATCAGGAAGGCACTATCCACCCGCTGACAGATCAAGATGAGCTGTTGATTGCACATGCGTTACATCTGTATAACAGTGGTCAATGGAGTGAGTTCCAACGTGATCTATTCACCCGTCAGGAGCGGCAGCCATTCAAGCAGGTATTCCGAGAGTTGTATCTGCCTAATGAGGATGAACTGGCGAATGGTACTGTATCCCGGCGCTATGCTGGATATCAGATTCAAACTCAAAAGACCGTGGCTCTGCTCAAAGGACGCCAGTGGACAGTAAGTTATGAAGAAGGTCTACAGAAGGTGAGTTATGAGCATAACCTGATTGCCAATCTGTATGCGATGGCAGACTGGTTCTCCCCGGCTGATACGGAGTCACCTACGCTGGAGACAGTTCAATTCTATGATCGCAAAACGTACAAGCCTGTAGCATTACAAGATGTACCACCGATCTTCTTCTCTGAGGTCATGCGAGATATTGATCTGGTTGTGAGCATTGCACATGTGGGCGGAGTAGATCCAGAAGCAAGCTTGACGACAATTGAGATGCGTCATGTGATCGTTAACGAATCTCTTCGTTTGCTGAAAATAGACAATGTCCGTTTGGACGGGAATTATGCGCGTATTGATGGTGAGCTGGGAGAATATGCTGTTCATCTAGGTAGCGGTAATGTGTTCAAGCAAGCGACAGGAGCACTTCACATTGTACCTGTGCATAGTCAGCATCGTGGACGAATTTTCTTGCCATTCTTGGATGAAGATCCAAGAACTGCGGAGATTTTATCCAAGATTATGCTGCTGGCCGAAGATAAGAAAATCAAGGATCCTCAGATTCTTGCCCAATTGCAGAACTAG
- a CDS encoding glycoside hydrolase family 3 C-terminal domain-containing protein produces MNRRFNLIFLKRWFMVLIIVAVAAMPLHAFAAESGADRPWMNTSLSAEERTELLLQAMTLEEKVGFVTGKVNNYYGFYNDGLERLGIPALQMADGPAGVRVANPDVQDKKSTALPAPIALAASWDTDLAKKYGDLIGQEAHDTTHNVVLGPGLDIARTPWGSRNFESLGEDPLLASGMGAAYVNGIQSNPVIATAKHYLLNNQETERFTTNATASERAIQEVYARPFKAVVEQADLGSAMCSFNQVNGTYACENQELLTNILKDQIGFKGFVMSDYGANFSTVESANAGLDLETPGEPYGKWGSKLLEAVNKGEVSEQTIDEKVRRILLQMFDKGLFDKPVTNTTINAKADGAKARQFAEESMVLLQNNDNMLPLSDNKLNSIAVIGPDADTASAAGGGSSLVNPTYTVSPLEGIRKRAGKDVDVKYAAGTDPVSAGDAFNGPSAVPSAILSPANAQKSEQNYGTDQAEFGLHAEYWTNKDMEGDPELVRTDNQVNMNLGFYNYEGFNAQSSKLPVTPTKFNSKMSARWTGAITAPTTGEYQLSLTSLGSAKLYVDDQLLVDNQGATLSTTKKGITLQEGESHNIRIEYRTDFPVQSNHDMGAQVRFGWEAPEDAVDAKMEKAVELAKKSDVAVVVTRTYDSEGYVDRSDLELPNNQEQLIRKVAAANPKTIVVQMSGRAVEMDSWQKEVPSIVQAWYAGQEQGNAVARVLFGDVNPSGKLPVTFPADDEQTPVSTAEQFPGVNGVGNYSEGIFVGYKGYEKQGLSPTFAFGHGLSYTSFDYRNLHVKNSGKGEGATVEVALNLRNTGKRSGAEVVQVYVGNLPTKVETPAKQLAGWAKVDLKAGKQQRVNIKLDRSALSYWDEKSNEWIMPKGKVSIYVGSASDDVRLTGSVNIGSPSGK; encoded by the coding sequence ATGAACAGAAGATTCAATCTAATTTTCCTCAAACGGTGGTTTATGGTGTTAATCATCGTGGCGGTTGCGGCTATGCCGTTACACGCCTTCGCCGCAGAATCTGGAGCAGACCGCCCATGGATGAACACATCCTTATCTGCGGAGGAACGTACCGAACTGCTACTTCAAGCGATGACGCTAGAAGAGAAGGTTGGTTTTGTGACAGGTAAAGTCAATAACTATTATGGTTTCTATAATGATGGGCTGGAGCGTCTAGGAATCCCTGCACTACAGATGGCTGATGGACCAGCAGGTGTGAGGGTAGCGAACCCGGATGTTCAGGATAAAAAGTCCACGGCATTGCCTGCGCCGATTGCTCTGGCAGCATCTTGGGATACAGATCTAGCTAAGAAATACGGTGATCTGATCGGACAAGAGGCTCATGATACTACACACAATGTAGTGCTTGGCCCTGGGCTGGATATTGCACGTACACCATGGGGCTCTCGTAACTTCGAATCACTGGGTGAGGATCCGTTGCTGGCTTCTGGTATGGGAGCAGCGTATGTAAACGGAATTCAGAGCAATCCTGTGATCGCGACAGCGAAACATTATCTTCTGAACAATCAGGAGACGGAGCGCTTTACCACCAACGCAACAGCAAGTGAGCGTGCGATTCAAGAGGTGTATGCACGACCGTTCAAGGCTGTGGTAGAACAAGCCGATCTAGGATCAGCGATGTGTTCATTTAACCAGGTGAATGGTACATATGCTTGTGAGAACCAAGAGCTGCTGACGAACATACTGAAGGATCAGATTGGTTTCAAAGGCTTCGTGATGAGTGATTATGGTGCCAACTTCAGTACGGTAGAATCCGCCAATGCTGGACTCGATCTGGAGACACCAGGTGAGCCGTACGGTAAATGGGGAAGTAAGCTACTGGAGGCCGTGAACAAAGGCGAGGTCAGCGAACAAACCATTGATGAAAAGGTTAGACGTATTTTGCTTCAAATGTTCGATAAAGGGCTGTTCGATAAGCCTGTAACGAATACAACAATCAATGCGAAGGCAGATGGAGCGAAAGCTCGTCAGTTTGCAGAAGAGAGTATGGTTTTGCTGCAAAATAATGATAATATGTTGCCACTCTCCGATAATAAGCTGAACTCCATTGCTGTAATCGGCCCGGATGCAGATACAGCATCTGCAGCTGGAGGCGGTAGCAGTCTGGTTAACCCAACGTATACCGTGAGCCCATTGGAAGGCATTCGTAAACGTGCCGGAAAAGATGTTGATGTGAAGTATGCAGCGGGAACAGACCCTGTCTCGGCAGGGGATGCATTTAACGGCCCATCTGCGGTACCGTCTGCAATTTTGTCTCCAGCTAATGCTCAGAAGAGTGAGCAGAACTACGGAACAGATCAAGCAGAATTCGGCCTTCATGCTGAATATTGGACGAATAAAGATATGGAAGGTGACCCTGAACTTGTTCGCACAGACAATCAGGTCAATATGAATCTTGGATTTTACAACTATGAAGGCTTCAATGCACAGTCTTCTAAACTTCCAGTGACACCGACCAAGTTTAACAGCAAAATGTCTGCTCGCTGGACAGGTGCAATCACAGCACCAACAACAGGCGAATATCAGCTATCTCTAACGAGCCTAGGCTCTGCTAAATTGTATGTGGATGATCAGCTTCTTGTGGACAATCAGGGTGCAACTCTAAGCACAACCAAGAAGGGTATTACCTTGCAAGAAGGAGAATCCCATAATATTCGTATTGAATATCGCACGGATTTCCCAGTACAGTCGAATCATGATATGGGAGCGCAGGTTCGTTTTGGCTGGGAAGCACCGGAAGACGCAGTGGATGCCAAAATGGAAAAGGCCGTTGAACTGGCTAAAAAATCTGACGTAGCGGTTGTCGTGACACGTACGTATGACAGTGAGGGTTACGTAGACCGTTCCGATCTGGAACTGCCTAACAATCAGGAGCAGTTGATCCGCAAGGTTGCGGCAGCCAATCCGAAGACGATTGTAGTACAGATGAGTGGACGAGCTGTAGAGATGGATTCTTGGCAAAAAGAAGTGCCATCCATTGTACAAGCTTGGTATGCTGGTCAGGAACAAGGAAATGCTGTTGCTAGGGTATTGTTCGGGGATGTGAATCCTTCAGGTAAGCTACCTGTAACGTTCCCTGCCGATGACGAACAAACGCCAGTATCAACTGCAGAGCAGTTCCCTGGTGTCAACGGAGTAGGTAACTATTCGGAGGGAATCTTTGTAGGGTACAAAGGATACGAAAAGCAAGGCCTATCACCAACATTTGCGTTCGGTCATGGTCTGTCATATACAAGCTTTGATTACCGCAATCTGCATGTGAAGAATAGTGGCAAGGGAGAGGGCGCAACGGTAGAAGTGGCTCTCAACTTACGCAATACAGGCAAACGTTCGGGTGCCGAAGTGGTTCAAGTATACGTAGGTAATCTGCCAACAAAAGTGGAGACACCAGCCAAACAGCTTGCTGGTTGGGCGAAGGTAGATCTCAAGGCGGGTAAACAACAGCGTGTAAACATCAAGCTGGATCGCAGCGCCTTATCTTATTGGGATGAGAAGTCGAATGAATGGATCATGCCTAAAGGTAAAGTATCGATCTATGTCGGTAGCGCTTCGGATGATGTCCGTCTGACAGGTAGTGTGAATATCGGAAGTCCTTCCGGTAAATAG
- a CDS encoding glycoside hydrolase family 30 protein, translated as MKRVLLRNKLSGRMRVVIVFAICLIILLLLWLVLRSVSEEPVPPPAEQTHAEVEAWLTTGDQQHLLAPQQPIPLVQSERNSSSPLEATITINPEKTYQTMDGFGAAMTGSSAHLMNQLPQEKREQLLRDLFTSEGLNLDIVRHTIGASDYSVDASGAPASYTYDDVESGTDYTMEHFSIDQDREVVDILQQVTRLKPHMKIMGTPWTAPAWMKYGEKTLHGWYLNYEDPQVYEAYAQYFVRYIQAYQDKGLSIYGITLQNEPGFTSPNYPSMSMGAEEQAHFILDYLGPALKKAELDTRIIAYDHNWDEGVEYTNQVLGDKQAATYIDGSAFHCYAGDPSAMSEVHDRFPDKSIYFTECSGGDWSPDFGENLSWQMSNLMIGAPRNWAQSVLLWNIALDPQGGPTNGGCENCRGVVTIDPESGKIDKNVEYYALGHISKFVRPGAVRVDSNQEQGKLEHVAFRNPDGTMVLVAANTGEEDASFKVVVDGAEFHYNLPAKSAVTFRWKT; from the coding sequence ATGAAAAGAGTGCTCCTACGGAACAAGCTTAGCGGCCGAATGAGGGTTGTTATCGTATTTGCCATATGCCTTATAATACTGCTGCTGCTGTGGCTTGTGTTACGTAGCGTCAGTGAAGAACCCGTCCCTCCACCTGCCGAACAGACGCATGCCGAGGTGGAAGCTTGGTTAACTACAGGAGATCAGCAACACTTGCTTGCCCCGCAGCAGCCGATTCCGTTAGTTCAAAGTGAAAGAAATAGCTCATCCCCACTGGAAGCCACAATCACGATTAATCCTGAAAAGACATATCAAACCATGGATGGGTTTGGGGCAGCCATGACAGGGTCGTCAGCACATCTTATGAACCAACTCCCACAAGAAAAGCGGGAACAATTGCTTCGTGATTTGTTTACCTCTGAGGGACTAAATCTAGATATAGTCAGACATACCATCGGAGCTTCCGATTATTCGGTGGATGCATCCGGTGCGCCTGCAAGCTATACCTATGATGATGTGGAATCAGGAACAGATTATACCATGGAACATTTCTCGATTGATCAGGATCGGGAGGTGGTAGATATACTGCAACAGGTGACCCGATTGAAGCCACATATGAAAATCATGGGTACACCCTGGACAGCACCGGCATGGATGAAATATGGCGAGAAGACCTTACATGGCTGGTACTTGAATTATGAAGATCCGCAAGTGTATGAAGCCTATGCACAATATTTTGTGAGATATATTCAAGCCTACCAAGACAAAGGGCTGTCCATCTACGGGATTACACTCCAGAATGAACCTGGATTCACCTCTCCGAATTATCCCAGTATGAGTATGGGGGCTGAAGAACAGGCACATTTTATACTTGATTACCTCGGGCCGGCACTGAAAAAGGCAGAGCTAGACACCCGAATCATTGCGTATGATCATAATTGGGATGAAGGTGTAGAGTACACCAATCAAGTTCTAGGGGATAAGCAGGCTGCGACTTATATTGATGGCTCGGCTTTTCATTGTTACGCCGGTGATCCTTCTGCCATGTCGGAGGTGCATGATCGTTTTCCGGACAAGTCCATTTATTTTACGGAATGCAGTGGTGGAGACTGGAGCCCTGATTTTGGCGAAAACCTGAGCTGGCAAATGTCCAACCTTATGATTGGTGCACCGCGAAACTGGGCACAAAGTGTGTTGCTCTGGAACATCGCTTTAGATCCGCAAGGAGGACCAACCAATGGCGGTTGTGAGAACTGCCGCGGGGTCGTAACCATTGATCCTGAAAGTGGAAAAATAGATAAAAATGTGGAGTATTATGCATTAGGGCATATCAGTAAGTTTGTACGCCCTGGAGCAGTAAGAGTGGATTCCAATCAGGAGCAAGGCAAGCTTGAGCATGTTGCTTTTCGCAATCCGGATGGCACGATGGTATTGGTTGCGGCTAATACGGGGGAGGAAGATGCCTCGTTCAAAGTGGTGGTGGATGGAGCAGAATTTCACTACAACTTGCCTGCGAAATCGGCCGTAACATTCCGCTGGAAGACATAA
- a CDS encoding acetyltransferase, giving the protein MVIVSYREQDHEQLIQIWERAVRATHTFLEEHDIQFYRNMVGEILEQRQVEVWEALDMEQQPVGFIGLQNNFIEMLFVDPSQHGQGVGRLLIEHTIELKGHHLKVDVNEQNAGAAQFYKKMGFVQIGRSELDGSGNPFPLLHLEIS; this is encoded by the coding sequence ATGGTTATCGTTTCATACCGTGAACAAGATCATGAGCAGCTGATACAGATCTGGGAGAGAGCTGTTCGAGCAACACATACGTTTTTGGAAGAGCATGACATTCAGTTCTATCGAAATATGGTAGGTGAAATACTGGAGCAACGGCAAGTTGAGGTATGGGAAGCGCTAGATATGGAGCAACAACCTGTCGGCTTTATCGGGTTACAAAACAACTTTATTGAGATGTTATTCGTCGATCCAAGTCAGCATGGACAGGGCGTAGGACGTCTTCTGATCGAACATACCATCGAACTCAAAGGACACCACCTCAAGGTGGATGTTAATGAACAGAATGCTGGAGCAGCTCAATTCTATAAGAAAATGGGGTTTGTACAGATTGGGCGCTCTGAACTCGATGGATCTGGCAATCCGTTCCCGCTGCTGCATCTGGAGATTTCATAA
- a CDS encoding formate/nitrite transporter family protein: METEGLRNVESLALKKHKIFKQSLMRYIARSMLASMFIGFGVIVAFKTGNFFYMEQSPFTYPMAAITFGAAIILIAYGGGDLFTGNTFYYTYAALRKKLRWLEVVKLWIASYSGNLMGAAVFALLIYLTGLFDSAQVNGFLLSVVEHKMEAPTMQLFFRGILCNWLVCLAFFVPMFMKENGAKMFAMMLFVFCFFISGYEHSIANMCTFAIALVLNHPGTISFGGVLHNLVPVTLGNLVGGVFLMGFMYYTVNKPFLDEETH; the protein is encoded by the coding sequence ATGGAAACGGAAGGTTTACGTAATGTTGAGAGTTTGGCCTTGAAGAAACACAAGATTTTCAAACAAAGCTTAATGCGCTATATCGCACGCTCGATGCTGGCCAGTATGTTCATCGGGTTTGGGGTAATCGTAGCATTTAAGACAGGGAATTTCTTCTATATGGAACAATCCCCGTTTACATACCCAATGGCGGCAATCACGTTCGGAGCAGCCATCATTCTGATTGCCTACGGTGGTGGTGACCTGTTTACAGGCAATACGTTCTACTACACGTATGCTGCACTACGCAAGAAGCTACGCTGGCTTGAAGTGGTGAAGCTATGGATTGCAAGTTACAGTGGGAACCTCATGGGAGCCGCAGTATTTGCCCTATTAATCTATCTCACCGGTTTGTTTGATTCAGCTCAAGTTAATGGCTTCCTGCTCAGTGTGGTTGAACATAAAATGGAAGCTCCCACGATGCAGCTGTTCTTCCGAGGTATTCTATGTAACTGGCTGGTATGTCTAGCGTTCTTCGTCCCAATGTTTATGAAAGAGAACGGCGCCAAAATGTTCGCCATGATGCTCTTTGTCTTCTGTTTCTTCATCTCGGGCTATGAACATAGCATAGCTAACATGTGTACTTTTGCGATTGCTCTGGTGCTGAATCATCCGGGGACAATTTCGTTCGGAGGCGTACTCCACAATCTGGTTCCGGTTACACTGGGCAATCTGGTCGGCGGTGTATTCTTAATGGGCTTTATGTATTACACCGTGAACAAACCATTTTTAGATGAGGAGACACATTAA